A DNA window from Candidatus Neomarinimicrobiota bacterium contains the following coding sequences:
- a CDS encoding lysophospholipid acyltransferase family protein translates to MGIAVIIGITVVLLLLVVQVIRLVGTVESHTVREPGPEVSNLGWGHTIISLILWPLGIVSFLVGVLILIPLFIIIPPRYLHPLVRIFSRFVLLSIGVVVRVNGKARFKRPEAFIVMFNHESLFDVFVLGAVVYRYLTGLGASYQFRLPFWGYLLRRWGIIPIQRKNLREALKSINVAREKLKAGIPVMVSPEGTRTLDGKIREFKKGPFHLALGSGADILPMVLRGAFRIKQKTDWRLRPGVVRVEVGEFIPYEDYESMSVEEVRDYVREKILALAGEIL, encoded by the coding sequence ATGGGAATTGCCGTAATCATTGGAATCACTGTGGTTCTGTTGCTGCTGGTGGTCCAGGTCATCCGGTTGGTGGGCACTGTTGAATCACACACTGTGAGGGAGCCCGGCCCAGAAGTAAGCAACCTGGGGTGGGGCCACACCATCATTTCGCTCATCTTGTGGCCTCTTGGAATCGTGTCATTCCTGGTGGGCGTCCTTATTCTGATTCCACTTTTTATTATCATTCCGCCAAGGTACCTCCATCCTCTTGTGAGGATCTTCTCCCGTTTCGTCCTCCTTTCCATAGGGGTCGTAGTGAGAGTAAATGGGAAGGCGCGTTTCAAACGTCCCGAGGCATTTATCGTGATGTTTAACCATGAATCACTGTTTGACGTTTTCGTGCTGGGTGCCGTCGTGTACCGTTATCTTACGGGCCTGGGAGCGTCCTATCAGTTCCGTCTTCCCTTCTGGGGATATCTGTTGCGCCGCTGGGGCATCATCCCGATACAGAGGAAGAATCTCCGGGAAGCCTTGAAAAGTATCAACGTGGCACGGGAGAAACTGAAGGCGGGAATACCGGTGATGGTGTCTCCTGAGGGGACGCGAACGCTTGATGGGAAGATCAGGGAATTCAAGAAAGGACCTTTCCATCTAGCTCTCGGATCGGGGGCAGATATTCTTCCCATGGTTCTCCGTGGGGCATTCCGGATCAAACAGAAGACGGACTGGCGTCTTCGCCCTGGGGTTGTACGGGTAGAGGTGGGAGAGTTTATTCCCTATGAGGACTATGAGTCCATGTCGGTAGAAGAAGTCCGCGATTACGTCCGGGAGAAAATCCTCGCACTTGCTGGGGAGATCCTATGA
- a CDS encoding SDR family NAD(P)-dependent oxidoreductase — protein sequence MAKYQFKGKRAIITGASSGIGAGIAREFGRLEVSIVLTARREDRLEQVAGEVRGGGGTVIIVPGDVSRKEDVERVVDSTLKELGGVDIMVNCAGVGGPAYFEDMSEDRIRQHMEVHYFAATRYCRLVVPVMKEQGEGYIVNMASVSALLGFPRWVSYGASKAALLRFSDSLRHELKPFGIKISVLCPSLVDTPLVRDHWDDYGAWAGKFKILEVVDAVRSLIKGMKKGRFVILDAWDVKLMYALYRYFPETFVSLFTWLYKIR from the coding sequence ATGGCTAAGTATCAGTTCAAAGGAAAGCGGGCGATTATCACCGGGGCCTCCAGCGGAATCGGAGCGGGTATTGCCCGGGAGTTTGGGCGGCTTGAGGTGAGTATCGTACTAACTGCCAGAAGGGAAGACAGATTGGAACAGGTGGCCGGGGAGGTGAGAGGTGGCGGAGGAACAGTCATTATCGTTCCAGGGGACGTCAGCCGGAAAGAGGACGTGGAGAGAGTGGTGGATTCCACTTTGAAAGAGCTGGGAGGAGTCGATATCATGGTCAATTGTGCCGGCGTGGGGGGGCCGGCATATTTCGAAGATATGTCTGAAGATCGTATCCGTCAGCACATGGAAGTCCACTATTTTGCCGCCACCCGCTACTGCAGACTCGTTGTTCCCGTGATGAAGGAACAGGGAGAAGGTTACATCGTCAATATGGCATCCGTTTCCGCCCTTCTGGGCTTTCCCAGGTGGGTTTCCTACGGGGCCAGTAAGGCTGCCCTACTTCGCTTTTCCGATTCTCTCCGTCATGAACTGAAACCCTTCGGGATAAAAATATCGGTTTTGTGTCCCTCTCTTGTTGATACGCCCCTCGTGAGAGACCACTGGGACGACTATGGTGCTTGGGCAGGTAAATTCAAGATCCTGGAAGTTGTCGATGCGGTGAGATCCCTCATCAAAGGAATGAAAAAGGGCCGGTTTGTTATCCTCGATGCCTGGGATGTCAAACTGATGTACGCCCTTTACCGTTATTTCCCGGAAACATTTGTGAGTTTGTTTACCTGGCTTTACAAGATACGCTAA
- a CDS encoding SDR family oxidoreductase — protein MKLEQMICVVTGASGGTGPAVVNELDKRCKTVVGVVRGIEVEWKETPNASSRKENPVGPGHFEVSADILSQTSVAFLVSEILRNLDAFHVWINLVGGFLMGNLVEETDSDHWPKMFDLNFISTLNCCKKILPIFKSQGFGRIINFGSTSGVEGMARAAPYAVSKAAVINLTKTLAQEGKEYSVTANVIVPTTIDTPGNRKAMPEADFSKWTRPEQIALEIVSLIESDRSGEVVYV, from the coding sequence ATGAAATTGGAGCAGATGATTTGTGTCGTCACGGGGGCTTCCGGCGGTACAGGGCCGGCCGTTGTCAATGAGCTGGACAAAAGGTGCAAGACCGTGGTTGGTGTGGTGCGTGGGATAGAGGTGGAATGGAAGGAAACTCCCAACGCGTCGTCAAGGAAAGAGAATCCGGTGGGACCTGGGCATTTCGAGGTAAGTGCTGACATACTGAGTCAGACGAGTGTCGCCTTTCTCGTTTCCGAGATACTGCGTAATCTGGATGCCTTTCACGTATGGATCAACCTTGTGGGTGGCTTCTTGATGGGGAACCTTGTCGAAGAAACGGATTCGGACCACTGGCCCAAAATGTTTGATCTAAACTTCATTTCCACTCTGAATTGCTGTAAGAAAATTCTTCCCATATTTAAATCTCAGGGGTTCGGTCGAATTATCAATTTTGGCTCCACATCAGGAGTGGAAGGAATGGCGCGAGCCGCGCCGTATGCGGTAAGCAAGGCAGCCGTGATCAATCTGACCAAAACGCTGGCTCAGGAGGGGAAAGAATACAGCGTGACCGCAAACGTCATCGTGCCGACGACCATTGACACACCTGGGAACCGCAAGGCAATGCCGGAAGCTGATTTTTCGAAATGGACTCGACCGGAACAAATCGCCCTGGAGATTGTCTCGCTTATCGAGTCCGACCGCTCGGGAGAGGTGGTGTATGTTTAG
- a CDS encoding S9 family peptidase has protein sequence MKKRPIQISDLYRFKLVNDPQISPDGEQIVFVVETIHKKDKKYYTNLAAVPTKGGRVRYLTSGKKNNLAPRWSPDGKTVAFVSKKEESSQIWLLPMEGGEAKKLTRLPRGKINQLKWSFDGKTVGFLFHPLGKEVTFDESGKPEVPAYRHIRNIWYRLDGEGFLDSEFTHVWTANARTGAARQVVKGDWNDTFFNWSPDGKRIAFISNRKKDWQYRLEEDDLFVIPAKGGNIRKIRTPAGPKEGISFSPDGKSLAFLGHTRPYEGWGVVNYTVRTVGVNGKNYKNLTGALDRTAYSITLGDLTPSFLITSPVWDGSGQWIFFTASSEGGSPLYRVHAETGEIESIIHEMVVITFSLDRDGKTVAIHGGQEESPDEVYFLNMKTGKLKQVTHLNQVFLNAREFNLPEEIWFKSGRTDLQGWILRPPEVKKKYPFILQIHGGPRCQYGRLFFHEMQVLAAHGYVVMYTNPRGSQGYGEKFADAITGKWAEPAMKDLMAAVDYAQSLGYLDEKRMGVTGGSYGGYMTNWVVTHTNRFAAAVTQRSVSNLSSMFGSSDFGFDMDWEFKSTPWDDPELYAKWSPITYIKRCETPLLIIHSEDDWRCNVEQDDQMFMALKFLKRDVEYVRFPEEPHGLSRHGRPDRREVRLKFMLDWFDRYLK, from the coding sequence ATGAAGAAAAGACCCATTCAAATTTCCGACCTCTACCGCTTCAAGCTGGTCAACGATCCACAGATTTCACCCGATGGCGAACAGATTGTTTTTGTCGTGGAAACGATACATAAGAAGGATAAGAAATATTACACGAATCTGGCAGCTGTGCCCACGAAGGGAGGTCGCGTGAGGTACCTGACATCTGGTAAGAAGAATAACCTTGCTCCCAGGTGGTCACCGGATGGGAAGACCGTCGCCTTTGTGTCGAAAAAGGAAGAATCGAGTCAAATCTGGCTTCTCCCCATGGAGGGAGGCGAGGCGAAAAAACTGACCAGACTGCCACGGGGCAAAATCAACCAATTGAAATGGTCCTTTGACGGAAAAACTGTCGGTTTTCTCTTTCACCCTCTTGGGAAGGAAGTAACATTTGACGAATCGGGAAAACCAGAAGTTCCCGCTTATCGACATATCCGGAACATCTGGTATCGCCTCGACGGAGAAGGTTTTCTTGACAGCGAATTCACTCACGTTTGGACAGCCAACGCCCGAACCGGCGCGGCTCGCCAGGTGGTAAAGGGGGATTGGAATGACACGTTCTTCAACTGGTCCCCCGATGGAAAGCGAATCGCCTTTATTTCGAACCGGAAGAAAGATTGGCAATACCGTCTCGAGGAGGACGACCTGTTTGTTATCCCTGCGAAAGGGGGAAATATCCGGAAAATACGGACACCCGCTGGACCGAAGGAGGGAATCTCTTTTTCGCCCGACGGCAAATCTCTGGCCTTCCTGGGACATACACGGCCGTACGAGGGTTGGGGCGTTGTCAATTACACCGTCAGGACGGTGGGGGTCAACGGGAAGAACTATAAGAACTTAACCGGTGCACTGGACAGGACGGCATATTCTATTACGCTGGGGGACCTGACCCCCAGTTTTCTGATCACCTCGCCGGTGTGGGACGGGTCGGGGCAGTGGATATTTTTTACGGCTTCTTCTGAAGGGGGATCACCGCTCTATCGTGTACATGCAGAGACGGGAGAAATTGAAAGTATTATCCACGAAATGGTAGTGATTACTTTCTCATTGGATCGAGATGGAAAAACCGTTGCTATCCACGGCGGGCAGGAAGAAAGTCCCGATGAGGTTTATTTCTTGAATATGAAGACAGGGAAGCTGAAGCAGGTGACCCACCTGAACCAGGTCTTTTTGAACGCCCGGGAATTCAATCTCCCCGAGGAGATCTGGTTCAAGAGCGGCCGGACCGACCTGCAAGGCTGGATCCTCAGGCCGCCGGAAGTTAAGAAGAAATATCCCTTTATCCTGCAAATCCATGGTGGACCGCGGTGTCAGTACGGGAGACTATTCTTTCATGAAATGCAGGTTCTGGCCGCTCACGGATATGTGGTCATGTACACGAATCCGAGAGGAAGCCAGGGATACGGTGAAAAATTTGCCGATGCCATTACGGGGAAATGGGCCGAACCTGCCATGAAGGACCTAATGGCGGCGGTGGACTATGCCCAATCTCTGGGATATCTGGACGAAAAACGGATGGGAGTTACGGGAGGCAGTTATGGTGGATACATGACAAACTGGGTGGTGACCCATACGAACCGGTTCGCCGCGGCAGTCACCCAGAGAAGCGTCTCAAACTTGAGCAGCATGTTCGGCTCCTCGGATTTTGGTTTTGATATGGACTGGGAATTCAAGTCAACGCCCTGGGATGATCCCGAACTTTATGCGAAATGGTCGCCTATCACCTACATCAAACGGTGCGAAACACCTCTTCTAATTATCCACAGTGAAGACGATTGGCGCTGCAATGTTGAGCAGGATGATCAGATGTTCATGGCCCTGAAATTCTTGAAGCGGGATGTGGAGTACGTCCGCTTCCCTGAGGAGCCCCACGGTCTCTCCCGCCACGGGCGACCTGACCGGAGGGAAGTCCGGCTGAAGTTCATGCTGGATTGGTTTGACCGGTACCTCAAATAG
- a CDS encoding ribonuclease H-like domain-containing protein, producing the protein MTGSTTIKNTLRRLYSQDSAAKHFPDESVTRARRAIHEFVDGEYVNTPFGDIFVSQVRHPRDYCHGRISLRTVTQISDDWLSRWGKFSSHRKFDFGKTIFVDTETSGIAGGGGTLPFLIGIGYYYRGQFRVEQFFADSHSREEGMLDLVAQFVRPFNTLVTFNGKAFDIPLLETRYLLKRKENPFSRMEHLDLLHPSRQLWNLTLDNCRLQTIEYRLLGFHRDDDLPGEEIPQAYFDYVRWGKADPLYRVFRHNADDITSLSAVMYLLWRAVQEDDSHRDAMVEFSRGKILKRHGETERAVRSLEAARRREASPRKRTIILSHLSMMYKSLGKWRKAEALWREMIDSSTAFHLLPYVELAKYYEHGTKNLTGARELVEEALSRIPRYRQSDVEALIHRLNRLKRRIGKMESRAV; encoded by the coding sequence ATGACCGGCTCCACCACAATCAAGAACACACTCCGGCGACTCTATTCCCAGGACAGCGCAGCAAAACATTTCCCCGATGAATCGGTGACCCGGGCGCGTCGAGCTATCCACGAGTTTGTGGATGGTGAATATGTCAATACTCCCTTTGGAGATATTTTTGTGTCACAGGTACGCCATCCCAGGGATTACTGTCACGGGAGAATTTCCCTGAGAACAGTCACCCAGATCTCCGACGATTGGCTGTCGAGATGGGGAAAGTTCTCATCTCACAGGAAGTTTGACTTCGGGAAAACCATTTTCGTGGATACGGAAACGTCCGGAATCGCGGGTGGGGGAGGAACCCTTCCCTTTCTCATAGGAATTGGCTATTACTACCGGGGTCAGTTCCGTGTGGAGCAATTCTTTGCCGATTCCCATTCCAGAGAGGAGGGGATGCTCGACCTCGTCGCACAGTTTGTGAGACCCTTCAATACCCTGGTTACGTTCAACGGGAAGGCATTCGATATTCCTCTGCTGGAGACCCGTTACCTTCTCAAGCGCAAAGAGAATCCTTTTTCCCGCATGGAGCATCTTGACCTTCTTCATCCCAGCCGGCAGCTCTGGAATCTTACGCTAGATAATTGTAGGTTACAAACAATTGAGTATCGTCTGCTTGGGTTTCATCGTGACGACGATCTGCCGGGGGAGGAAATCCCCCAGGCCTATTTCGATTATGTCCGGTGGGGAAAGGCGGATCCCCTTTATCGTGTCTTCCGGCATAATGCAGATGACATTACCTCGCTGTCGGCAGTAATGTATCTTCTCTGGCGTGCGGTTCAGGAAGACGATTCTCACCGGGATGCCATGGTGGAATTCTCCCGGGGGAAAATCTTGAAGCGTCACGGGGAGACGGAACGGGCGGTACGGTCCCTGGAAGCTGCGAGACGGCGGGAGGCCTCGCCCCGCAAGAGAACCATCATTCTGTCCCATCTTTCCATGATGTACAAGTCTCTGGGAAAATGGAGAAAAGCGGAGGCTCTCTGGCGCGAGATGATCGATTCATCTACTGCCTTTCATCTTTTACCGTATGTGGAGCTGGCGAAGTATTATGAGCACGGGACGAAGAATCTGACAGGTGCCCGTGAACTTGTGGAGGAAGCCCTCTCACGAATCCCGCGTTACAGGCAAAGTGACGTGGAGGCATTGATCCACCGGCTGAACCGTTTGAAGCGAAGGATTGGGAAGATGGAGTCGCGGGCAGTTTGA
- a CDS encoding phosphatase PAP2 family protein, protein MIQYVKSAYVVSFLCSCLVAQETRVSPDDGPSNYLDYLAIGIRHAAVDRGNQIIIETAAVSILFLQQYDRSMQKYSQKEGLLPKQLSRALNIYGGRQAYPLALLGVGMTSYLRGESMKQGLSKLKYLWTSLIVTATLTETVKWATRRHRPNGSSPTSFPSGHTSGTFALASTLHGLYGWRVGVPFYLVAGLVGVQRIHDNKHWLTDVIGGAALGTAIGKGFGVAFWSEQDLPAASVESGGQNVFVLRVVFPLN, encoded by the coding sequence ATGATTCAATACGTAAAGAGCGCCTATGTCGTCTCTTTTCTCTGCTCTTGTCTTGTTGCCCAGGAGACCCGAGTTTCCCCTGATGACGGTCCGAGCAATTATCTCGACTATCTTGCGATCGGTATACGCCATGCGGCAGTTGACAGGGGGAATCAAATCATTATAGAAACTGCAGCTGTTTCTATTCTGTTCTTGCAACAATACGACCGATCCATGCAGAAATACAGCCAAAAAGAAGGTCTATTACCCAAGCAGCTTTCGCGTGCTTTGAATATTTACGGTGGAAGACAAGCCTATCCCCTGGCCCTGCTGGGTGTTGGAATGACATCCTACCTCAGGGGGGAGAGCATGAAACAAGGTCTGAGTAAGCTAAAGTATTTATGGACATCTCTCATAGTTACTGCTACCTTAACTGAAACAGTAAAATGGGCAACGCGGCGTCACCGGCCGAATGGGAGCAGCCCCACATCATTTCCCTCCGGCCATACGTCGGGAACTTTCGCCTTGGCATCCACCCTGCACGGACTCTACGGCTGGAGGGTTGGCGTCCCTTTTTACCTGGTGGCTGGACTTGTTGGGGTACAACGAATCCACGACAACAAGCACTGGCTGACCGATGTCATCGGGGGCGCGGCCCTGGGGACCGCTATCGGGAAGGGGTTCGGGGTGGCGTTCTGGAGCGAGCAGGACCTCCCGGCTGCCTCCGTGGAATCCGGTGGACAAAACGTGTTTGTGTTAAGGGTAGTCTTTCCACTGAACTAG
- a CDS encoding HAD family phosphatase — translation MIRAILFDMDGVVIDSEPLYEKVEKLLFKQYGISIPHKDQKDLKGTTEAEFYDRVEKRYKPNWNRAEVVTESRRLLVKLFVSDLEFMPGFTALADRLTGHYLLGLVTSTTKRFFRQISRVLPIKDIFDEIICADDILNGKPHPEPYLTMMERLQVIPEEVVVVEDSVHGIESARRSGAICVALASSFSRNELEEADTVINSLDEINDDFIRHLGLRQQ, via the coding sequence GTGATCAGGGCCATTTTGTTCGATATGGATGGTGTTGTGATCGACTCCGAGCCCCTGTATGAAAAGGTGGAGAAACTGCTGTTCAAACAGTATGGTATATCCATACCCCATAAAGATCAGAAGGATCTGAAGGGGACCACCGAAGCAGAGTTTTATGACCGGGTGGAGAAAAGATACAAGCCAAATTGGAATCGGGCAGAGGTGGTCACGGAGAGTCGGCGACTTCTGGTAAAACTTTTTGTAAGCGATCTTGAGTTTATGCCTGGATTTACAGCTTTGGCAGATCGCCTGACAGGGCATTATTTGCTAGGCCTTGTCACGTCGACGACCAAACGGTTTTTCCGTCAGATAAGCAGGGTTCTACCCATCAAAGACATTTTTGACGAGATCATCTGTGCCGATGATATCTTGAACGGCAAACCTCATCCCGAGCCATATCTCACGATGATGGAGCGGCTTCAGGTAATCCCAGAGGAAGTGGTAGTGGTTGAGGATTCCGTTCACGGCATTGAATCAGCCAGGAGATCGGGCGCGATCTGTGTTGCCCTCGCAAGTTCTTTCTCGAGAAACGAACTGGAGGAGGCAGATACTGTGATCAATTCACTGGATGAAATCAATGATGATTTCATTCGCCACCTGGGTCTCAGGCAACAATGA
- a CDS encoding GNAT family N-acetyltransferase: MSDRTPPVVLKPIEESDLDFWEGLLSQPLVREHQPLRIRTAEELLEELGRYSETDLSHPIHRAHKWVVIDVKTGERTGVISFDKLDLEHNIGRIGYTISEEFWGRGYATAAVHEAIQKIFSESNTERIEADCSVKNEASSRVLEKNGFGLEGIKRGYLTIGVERVDHFSYGLLRSDWCRG, translated from the coding sequence ATGAGTGATAGAACACCACCTGTCGTTCTGAAGCCCATCGAGGAATCGGACCTCGATTTCTGGGAGGGGCTTCTCAGTCAACCGCTAGTCCGGGAACATCAACCGCTAAGGATACGCACTGCGGAAGAACTGCTTGAAGAGTTGGGGCGATATTCCGAGACCGACCTCTCCCATCCCATTCACCGGGCACATAAATGGGTTGTCATTGATGTGAAAACAGGGGAAAGGACGGGGGTTATTTCTTTTGACAAACTGGATCTCGAACACAACATTGGACGGATAGGTTATACCATTTCCGAAGAATTCTGGGGTCGTGGTTATGCCACTGCAGCTGTTCATGAAGCGATTCAAAAGATATTCTCGGAATCCAATACGGAGCGCATCGAGGCGGACTGTTCTGTGAAGAATGAGGCGTCGAGCCGGGTGCTTGAAAAAAACGGGTTCGGTCTGGAAGGAATCAAGCGCGGCTACTTAACGATAGGCGTCGAGCGGGTGGACCATTTTTCTTACGGACTGCTGAGATCTGACTGGTGCCGAGGCTAA
- a CDS encoding DJ-1 family glyoxalase III: MMPRVIVPLADGFEEIEAITIIDILRRAEVDVLVAGVGKEMVEGSHGITVRADTLLSRVNLEEFDMIALPGGLPGMENLRRSKQVIEAVQNLKDANKFTAAICASPVVLEEAGVVDGRAVTSHPNQAKFMVKAHHTGKRVEVDEKVITGQAAGSAMEFAFKLVEILVGREKVEQVNRGVIARTA; encoded by the coding sequence ATGATGCCCAGAGTTATCGTTCCCTTAGCGGATGGATTTGAAGAGATCGAAGCGATCACCATCATCGACATTCTCCGCCGCGCCGAGGTGGACGTTCTGGTTGCGGGTGTAGGAAAGGAGATGGTGGAGGGTTCCCATGGGATAACGGTTCGTGCCGATACGCTTCTCTCGAGAGTGAATCTGGAGGAGTTCGACATGATCGCTCTACCCGGCGGTCTGCCTGGCATGGAAAATCTACGCCGGTCGAAACAGGTCATTGAGGCCGTTCAGAACCTGAAAGATGCCAACAAATTCACGGCGGCCATATGTGCCTCACCTGTGGTGCTTGAGGAGGCGGGGGTCGTCGATGGACGGGCGGTGACGAGCCATCCTAACCAAGCCAAGTTCATGGTCAAGGCGCATCACACGGGAAAGCGGGTAGAAGTGGATGAAAAGGTGATCACCGGGCAGGCGGCTGGAAGTGCCATGGAATTCGCATTCAAGCTTGTGGAAATCCTTGTGGGAAGAGAGAAAGTTGAGCAGGTTAATCGTGGGGTCATCGCGAGGACGGCATGA
- a CDS encoding homocysteine S-methyltransferase family protein, protein MRANPMTLDDRLESGPPLLLDGAMGTELLRRKADVSLPLWSAAVLQVHPEMVVDIHQEYISAGAEVLTSTTFRTTTRTLLKVMGNEEAARRRARKLVRRAVKAARAAAGGNAWVAGSIAPLEDCYRPELFPGTREAATEFSELAQWLIREEVDLLLIETMGRIDEAESALKATQEMDCPRWVSFILGDEEHLLGGDTLIRAAAMSVDMGAHAVLVNCSSIFQSIKALEQLRGVTSIPTGIYPNLGKSMPSPEGKIAEFYEEGLFLEQMKTAFDLGARIMGSCCGSGPDHTRALRTLIDSLA, encoded by the coding sequence ATGCGGGCTAATCCCATGACACTGGATGATCGGCTTGAGTCGGGTCCGCCCCTCCTTCTGGATGGTGCCATGGGGACGGAGCTTCTTCGGAGGAAGGCGGACGTCTCCCTTCCCCTCTGGTCGGCGGCAGTTCTCCAGGTGCATCCGGAAATGGTGGTGGACATCCACCAGGAGTACATCTCCGCAGGGGCCGAGGTTTTGACCTCCACTACATTTCGTACCACTACCCGAACCCTTTTGAAAGTGATGGGAAATGAAGAAGCGGCCAGACGCCGGGCACGGAAACTGGTCAGGAGAGCCGTCAAGGCTGCCAGGGCCGCGGCGGGCGGCAACGCATGGGTGGCAGGTTCCATAGCGCCCCTGGAGGACTGCTACAGACCGGAACTCTTCCCGGGCACACGGGAGGCTGCGACGGAGTTTTCCGAGCTGGCCCAATGGCTGATTCGCGAAGAAGTGGACTTGCTGTTAATAGAAACGATGGGACGAATCGACGAAGCCGAAAGTGCCCTGAAGGCAACTCAGGAGATGGATTGTCCAAGATGGGTGAGTTTCATTCTTGGGGACGAGGAGCATCTTCTCGGTGGCGACACTCTCATACGTGCAGCAGCCATGTCCGTGGACATGGGGGCCCATGCGGTTTTGGTCAATTGTTCCAGCATATTTCAATCCATAAAGGCCCTTGAACAATTGCGGGGAGTGACTTCCATACCCACGGGAATCTATCCTAACCTGGGAAAATCCATGCCTTCGCCCGAAGGGAAAATCGCGGAGTTCTATGAAGAAGGGCTTTTCCTTGAGCAGATGAAAACGGCCTTCGATTTGGGTGCCCGTATCATGGGCAGCTGCTGCGGCTCCGGACCCGACCACACCCGGGCACTTCGAACACTCATTGATTCCTTGGCATGA
- the mutY gene encoding A/G-specific adenine glycosylase, whose product MEKAVILAWYRDHGRSLPWRNESDPYRIWVSEVMLQQTQVKTVIPYYWRWLERFPTIHSVASSSQDETLKVWEGLGYYSRCRNFHRACQIVQWTYGGEVPSTWKEFRPLPGVGDYTAAAVLSFAFGRVHPVLDGNVSRLMSRLLAFTDPVTRGQKVFLKRLNEWIDHDRPGEFNQAMMELGSLVCRRNQPHCFACPVTDSCLAYRKGIAEELPVRSLKKPRPHRTIVAGVIWDDRKFLIQKRPEDGLLGGLWELPGGKVTRGESLEAALMREIAEETGMRVEVEKPIGSVDHAYTHFSITLSAYHCSVLSGSGTRNESVGRWIVPSDISRFAFPRANHKLFNLLESEGWNRS is encoded by the coding sequence TTGGAAAAGGCAGTCATTCTGGCCTGGTACCGGGATCACGGCCGGTCACTTCCGTGGCGGAATGAGAGCGATCCGTACCGGATCTGGGTGTCGGAAGTGATGCTCCAGCAAACCCAGGTGAAAACGGTGATTCCCTATTACTGGCGTTGGCTTGAGAGATTCCCAACCATTCACTCAGTAGCGTCGTCGAGTCAGGACGAGACACTAAAGGTGTGGGAAGGTCTCGGTTATTATTCACGGTGCAGAAATTTTCACCGGGCGTGTCAGATTGTACAGTGGACATACGGCGGTGAGGTTCCATCGACGTGGAAGGAGTTTCGTCCGCTCCCCGGCGTGGGTGACTACACCGCAGCTGCTGTTCTCTCGTTTGCTTTCGGGAGGGTACATCCTGTTCTCGACGGCAATGTCAGTCGCCTCATGTCCAGGCTTCTGGCGTTTACGGATCCGGTGACCAGAGGGCAAAAGGTGTTCCTGAAGAGGCTCAATGAGTGGATTGACCATGATCGTCCGGGGGAGTTCAATCAGGCGATGATGGAGCTTGGGAGTCTGGTCTGCCGAAGGAATCAGCCCCACTGTTTTGCGTGTCCTGTCACGGATTCTTGCCTGGCCTACCGTAAGGGGATCGCAGAAGAACTCCCCGTTCGCTCTCTTAAGAAACCCCGGCCTCACAGGACAATCGTTGCTGGAGTTATTTGGGATGACAGAAAATTCCTTATTCAGAAACGTCCTGAAGACGGACTCTTAGGGGGGCTCTGGGAACTGCCAGGGGGCAAGGTCACGCGAGGTGAATCCCTGGAAGCGGCCCTCATGAGGGAAATTGCCGAAGAGACGGGTATGCGAGTCGAGGTTGAAAAGCCCATTGGCAGCGTAGATCACGCCTACACCCATTTTTCCATCACTCTCAGTGCCTACCATTGTTCTGTTTTGAGCGGGTCCGGGACAAGGAATGAGTCAGTGGGGAGATGGATAGTCCCCTCGGATATTTCCAGATTCGCCTTTCCCAGGGCTAATCATAAACTTTTCAACCTGCTCGAGAGTGAAGGGTGGAATCGTTCATGA
- a CDS encoding MarR family transcriptional regulator — protein sequence MEFGELLRELTLVLNTLHRRRVCSGRQTLSQCFLLLSIPDGGVDMSTLSSHLGLDNSTMTRLVRTLENKDLVGREKAKADRRVTLVSLTEKGEELADEIERTIDSMGEEVLSGMSTERREDVHESLETVLWSLTKATLKHPS from the coding sequence ATGGAATTCGGAGAACTGCTAAGAGAATTGACGCTTGTTCTGAATACCCTCCACAGGCGAAGGGTCTGTTCAGGCCGTCAGACACTTTCCCAGTGCTTTCTCCTTCTCTCTATCCCTGACGGTGGTGTTGATATGTCCACTCTCTCAAGTCATCTCGGTCTGGACAACAGTACAATGACCCGCCTGGTAAGAACGCTTGAGAATAAGGATCTGGTTGGACGGGAAAAAGCGAAAGCAGACCGGCGGGTTACTCTCGTTTCTCTCACGGAAAAGGGAGAGGAACTTGCAGATGAGATTGAGAGGACCATCGACAGCATGGGAGAGGAAGTCCTCTCAGGCATGTCTACGGAGAGGAGGGAAGATGTACACGAATCCCTCGAAACGGTTCTCTGGAGCCTCACCAAGGCAACCCTGAAGCATCCATCCTAA